A stretch of DNA from Methanomassiliicoccales archaeon:
TATTAGTATTGGACATTCCTCACCTCGGCTCTTTCCTGGTTGAGGGGCTGGAAAGGCTAAAACAATGCCCAACGTCGAATCCGTTTGGCGATTAAAATCCTTGGCGCTCGATTTCTATGGTCCTCCTCCGAATCTTTCCCAATGGACCAGCTCTGCCAAGGGCTTGCGGCTCCTAGCCTCAGGGGTCTCATCTGGATATCCCAAGGCCATTCCTACAGTAATCACATAGGGTTTAGGAACCCCTAGATACGAAGCCAATTTCTCGCCGTCGAAGGCCCCAATGTAGCACGTCCCAAGCCCTTTCTCCACCGCTGCCAAAGCTATATGCTCCATGGCGATAGCCACATCCACCCTCGCCCATTTCTGCGCTGGATCATCTACACCGGCTATGAAAGCAGAAGCATCAGCTATGAATTTCTGGTCCTTGCAGATCGGAACTAGACCCCTTCGCCTCTCTGGGTCCGTGACCACTATCAATTGCCAGGGCTGCCGGTTAGCTCCGGAAGGTGCCAGCCTAGCTGCCTCCAATATCTCCAACAGCAAATCCTTCGGTATCTCCTTCGCCTTATACTTTCTGATGCTTCTCCTCTTTTGGATAGCGGTCATGACCTCCATTCTTCCATCTCCTGCTTATTCTCTACCTGTTGATTATTCTTGCTTATCTTTATAATCACTTCCTCAGCAAAGGATTAATCTGCTGCCGTATTAACCAAGCATTGATGAAACATATCAAGGAGCCGCTAAGGCATTATTATGCGATCATAAGAGGGCACAACCCCCCGTCATTCCATAGAGCCTTGGCGATCCCTGCCCCCTTCGATAAGGATATGCCTTTAGAGGACCTTTGGAAGGCACACTCCAAAGCTCTTAGGAGCAAGCCCACTGATACAAGGCAAGAACAAAACTTGCTGGACCTGAAGCTAGCCATCGCTAAAAGGATGTTGAAGGAATGTAATCTGTGCGAAAGGCGCTGTGGAGTAGATCGCGCTTCGGGTGCCTCTGGTAAATGTGGGGTATTGGATGCGCACATCGCCAGCCATTTTATGCATTATGGTGAGGAGGCTCCTTTGGTACCATCTTATACCATCTTCTTTGCTGGCTGCAATTTCGAATGCGTCTTCTGCCAGAACTGCGATATCTCCACCCATCCTACCGCTGGCAAACACATACCTGCAGAGCTGATGGCAAGGCGGTTGGAGAATTTAAGCGAGGTGGGCCGCGCGGGGTTCAAGATCTCTTTGGTGAGGGAATGGGATGATCGGGCCTTGAACGTGAACTGGGTGGGGGGAGAGCCAACTCCGAATCTAGCATACGTATTGGAGGTTTTGAAGGAGACACGCTGCAATCTTCCTCAGATATGGAATTCCAACATGTACATGAGCAAGGAGTCCATGAGTCTCCTGGAGGGCACTATGGACCTCTTCCTTGCCGACCTGAAATATGGGAATGATGATTGTGCCAAACGGTACTCCAAGGTAGATGATTATTTCAGAGTGGTTACTTGCAATCATCTCCTGGCGTCCAAGCGAGCAGATGTCTTGGTTAGGCATCTGATGCTGCCAGGTCATCTAGAGTGCTGCACCTTCCCCATCCTGCAGTGGTTGTCGGAGAATCTGCCTGAGGCCTTGGTGAATATCATGGATCAGTATCGCCCAATGCATCTGGCTCATCTCTATCCAGAGCTGCTATGCCGCGTAAAGCCGGAAGATTACCAGGCTGCCATGCGCCAAGCTCTGGAATTAGGGCTGAAGTTGGTGTGAAGCTTCAACCTTTGCGTTCAGAGGGTTGCACGCTCTTATCGTATTTTATGGTTACAACTCTCTGCGGGAAAGGTATCTCAATGCCTTCCTGAGCGAACCTGCGATTAAGCTCCTGCCTGTACTCAGATGCCACTTTGAAGCGATTGCTCACGTCGTCCACCCAGATGAATATCCTGAAGTTCAAGGAGCTGTCCCCGAAGTCTGAGAAACGCACCACTGGCAAGTGCTCTGGATCTTTCAAGGTGTTAGGAAGGTCCAAGGCTGTCTGGCGCATCACGGTCATGACCTTCTCCACGTCAGAGCCATAGGCCACTCCGACGTTTATGATTATGCGCAAAGTGCGCGTTGGCTCCACCATATTGATTATCTGCTTGTTGGCGATCTCATTGTTAGGTATCACCACCAGCTCATCGGTGTCAGGGTTGTAGAGCTTGGTGGCTCTCATGCCGATATGCTTAACTACCAGTTGACTTCCCCCCTCCAGGCGAAGGATATCACCGACTTTGAAGGGCCTATCGGCCAAAAGCTGCAACCCAGCAAAGAAATTGGCAAGGGTGGATTGAGCGGCGAAACCTACCACAATGCCCAAGAATCCTACGCCCGCCAGCAGGGCAGTCAGATCATAACCGAACATGGAGAGTATGGTCATGAGGCCTATGGTAGGAATGATTATGAGCCCAATCTTCTCCATCAAAGGGACCACGACATCATCTATCTCCGTTTCCGTCTTCTTGGCATATTCCTTTGCGTAGTAAAGCACTATCTCTTTATACACCTTATATACGACCCAGACCACTAGTAGTACAAGTATGACCTTATAAGCCGCCTCGATCTCCGCCACCAGGTCACGGTCTATATTCAGAATCTCCAAGGAAACTACTGCCCCGTAGCTCAATATGAATATGAACAACGGAGCCCGAATTATCTTGAGCACTATGTCATCAAGCTTAGTGGTAGTTCTTCGCGTTATACGGTGGACCAAGGGGTCGAGGACGAAGGCAAAGAATAGCGCTATGAGGATCCACCCCATGATGGTCACCAAAAATGCTCCCCAATTTCCATCTAATGGTGGTGGCAGAGGATTGGGCCAAATGCCGAAAATGGCATTGACACCGACATTACCAAGATTAGAATCGACGATGAGTATAGCGCTGCGCAACACCTCGCTATAATCCTCCGGATCGTCCATGGGGGTGGCCGTGAATTTGACTTGCAAGGTGATATTGGCATCTGCCATATTGGGATTGGTTATTACAGTCATCAGAAGAGTGCTTGACTCTCCTGGGGCCAATGTGGTGAAGGAAGGAGTAAAAGAGATCTTAAGGTCCTCAGGCAGGGGGTTGATCGCCGAAGGCCTAACCAAGAGGGGAGATGTGCCATTATTGAAGACTACCCATTTATACGATGCTTCCCCACCTCCAGCTATCCTGCGCGTGTATGTGTCCACATCAAAAACGTTCTGAGGCTGCGCTGAAGCGATTGAGACCAAGGGTACCAGAACGATCATCAGTATCAATGACAAAGTCACTATGCGCATGGGGCTGGTCACTGTTGCAACCTCCCTCAGATGCAGGGGGCCAATGCATGGGATGTATAAAAATATTTAATTATGCGCGAGTGGGGGTGGCAGCAGAAAGAACTCATGACGGAACGATTATAAAAGTAGGCATGGATTAGCGGGGCATGGAATGGCTGGACCTATCGCGCCTGATAGTGGCATTGGTCGTGATGGCGGCGGCGTCATACTCTGATTGGAGGACAAGACTAGCATCTGACCTTTACTGGCTTTTCCTAGGGTGCGTGGGCTTGGGGCTGATAATCTATCAGATAGTAATCCTTAATGTCGACTCGCGTTTATTGCTGTTCGTGGTGCCTTTGGGTGTGGTATTTTTCGACATCTTTTGGGAGCGCAAAGGCATATTTGAAGAGGGCATTAATCCAGTGCCTCTGCTATTCTATGTGGCCGCACTCGTTTCCTTGGCATACCTTTTTGTTACTTTCATGAACAACATCCTTTTTTGGCAGCTTCTTAGCGTTCTGGTGATGTTCCTCTTGCTGATGTTCATGTACCAGATTGATGTAATAAAAGGAGGGGCAGATGCCAAGGCCTTGATCGCTCTGTCCCTCATGTTTCCCGCATATCCTGTCATAGGAGAATTTCCTCTCCTTCAGTTCACTAATGAAATAGTGGCTCTCCTTTTCCCTTTCTCTTTGCTGGTGCTCTTCAATGCTGCCATTATCTCTTTGATAGTGCCCTTAGGCCTGTTCGTTTACAATATCGCTAAACGCGATATCACATTCCCCGCCATGTTTCTTGGATATCGTATC
This window harbors:
- a CDS encoding nitroreductase family protein yields the protein MEVMTAIQKRRSIRKYKAKEIPKDLLLEILEAARLAPSGANRQPWQLIVVTDPERRRGLVPICKDQKFIADASAFIAGVDDPAQKWARVDVAIAMEHIALAAVEKGLGTCYIGAFDGEKLASYLGVPKPYVITVGMALGYPDETPEARSRKPLAELVHWERFGGGP
- a CDS encoding radical SAM protein; the encoded protein is MKHIKEPLRHYYAIIRGHNPPSFHRALAIPAPFDKDMPLEDLWKAHSKALRSKPTDTRQEQNLLDLKLAIAKRMLKECNLCERRCGVDRASGASGKCGVLDAHIASHFMHYGEEAPLVPSYTIFFAGCNFECVFCQNCDISTHPTAGKHIPAELMARRLENLSEVGRAGFKISLVREWDDRALNVNWVGGEPTPNLAYVLEVLKETRCNLPQIWNSNMYMSKESMSLLEGTMDLFLADLKYGNDDCAKRYSKVDDYFRVVTCNHLLASKRADVLVRHLMLPGHLECCTFPILQWLSENLPEALVNIMDQYRPMHLAHLYPELLCRVKPEDYQAAMRQALELGLKLV
- a CDS encoding mechanosensitive ion channel, which codes for MTSPMRIVTLSLILMIVLVPLVSIASAQPQNVFDVDTYTRRIAGGGEASYKWVVFNNGTSPLLVRPSAINPLPEDLKISFTPSFTTLAPGESSTLLMTVITNPNMADANITLQVKFTATPMDDPEDYSEVLRSAILIVDSNLGNVGVNAIFGIWPNPLPPPLDGNWGAFLVTIMGWILIALFFAFVLDPLVHRITRRTTTKLDDIVLKIIRAPLFIFILSYGAVVSLEILNIDRDLVAEIEAAYKVILVLLVVWVVYKVYKEIVLYYAKEYAKKTETEIDDVVVPLMEKIGLIIIPTIGLMTILSMFGYDLTALLAGVGFLGIVVGFAAQSTLANFFAGLQLLADRPFKVGDILRLEGGSQLVVKHIGMRATKLYNPDTDELVVIPNNEIANKQIINMVEPTRTLRIIINVGVAYGSDVEKVMTVMRQTALDLPNTLKDPEHLPVVRFSDFGDSSLNFRIFIWVDDVSNRFKVASEYRQELNRRFAQEGIEIPFPQRVVTIKYDKSVQPSERKG
- a CDS encoding A24 family peptidase C-terminal domain-containing protein codes for the protein MEWLDLSRLIVALVVMAAASYSDWRTRLASDLYWLFLGCVGLGLIIYQIVILNVDSRLLLFVVPLGVVFFDIFWERKGIFEEGINPVPLLFYVAALVSLAYLFVTFMNNILFWQLLSVLVMFLLLMFMYQIDVIKGGADAKALIALSLMFPAYPVIGEFPLLQFTNEIVALLFPFSLLVLFNAAIISLIVPLGLFVYNIAKRDITFPAMFLGYRINIREAKRKFVWPMERIVEGEIKFTFFPRDDEDNEKILEELEIFGARRIWVTPKIPFLLFITAGIIASAVLGNPVLALLY